From Xyrauchen texanus isolate HMW12.3.18 chromosome 9, RBS_HiC_50CHRs, whole genome shotgun sequence, the proteins below share one genomic window:
- the LOC127649628 gene encoding gastrula zinc finger protein XlCGF57.1-like codes for MKMEFIKEESEDVNIPDLCAMKKEDTEEQIDLMEVKEESQEPNEEDQKPVNFITGEKNNNYSQTEVNFTHTKTKAENASTCPQCGKSFTKKGNLKRHLLIHTGEKPFTCPQCGKCFTKKGVLEKHLRVHTGEKPFTCTQCGKSFIQKVHLSNHIKIHTGEKPFTCPQCGKSFIDKGNFNSHMRVHTGERPFSCHHCGKSFTKKGVLKEHLEVHTGEKPYTCHQCGKSFRRKIHLSDHMRIHTGEKPFTCHHCGKRFADKGNIKIHIRVHTREKPYTCLQCGNSFSSPSSLKRHRSVHSEKELHDCSLFSFNQAGKLKNHQHFNSGFTGQNTLENHMRIHTAESHFDLKIHGNKKPYFCSICGESFLEQGDYKQHYKIHTGVRDYVCSECGKAFVLLNHLEVHQRIHTAEKPYKCSHCGRSFTASGNLKTHERMHTGEKPYHCTSCGKSFSSSSNLWRHIRKNCSNLSK; via the exons ATGAAGATGGAGTttattaaagaggagagtgaagacgTCAATATTCCAGATCTATGTGCAATGAAAAAggaagatactgaggaacaaataG acctgatggaagtgaaagaggaaagtcaagaaccgAATGAAGAGGATCAGAAACCTGTTAACTTCATTactggagaaaaaaataataattactcaCAGACTGAAGtgaatttcacacacacaaaaacaaaggcAGAAAATGCTTccacatgccctcagtgtggaaagagtttcacaaaaaAAGGAAACCTTAAAAGGCACCTgttaattcacactggagagaagcctttcacatgccctcagtgtggaaagtgtttcacaAAAAAAGGAGTCCTTGAGAAGCACCtgagagttcacactggagagaaaccattcacttgcactcagtgtggaaagagttttataCAGAAAGTACACCTTTCTAATCACATtaaaattcatactggagagaagcctttcacgtgccctcagtgtggaaagagtttcatagaTAAAGGAAACTTTAATAGtcacatgagagttcacactggagagaggcctttcTCATGCCatcattgtggaaagagtttcacaaaaaAAGGAGTCCTTAAGGAGCACCTAGAAGTTCACACTGGTGAGAAACCTTACACatgtcatcagtgtggaaagagtttcagacgTAAAATACACCTTTCggatcacatgagaattcatactggagagaagccttttacgTGCCATCACTGTGGAAAACGTTTTGCAGATAAAGGAAACATTAAAATCCACATAAGAGTTCACACAagagagaagccttacacatgccttcagtgtggaaataGTTTCTCAAGTCCAAGCAGCCTTAAAAGGCATAGAAGTGTTCATTCAGAAAAGGAGTTACACGACTGTTCACTATTCAGTTTCAACCAAGCAGGGAAATTAAAAAATCATCAGCACTTTAATTCTGGCTTCACAGGACAAAATACCCTTGAgaatcacatgagaattcacactgcaGAGAGCCATTTTGACTTGAAAATTCATGGTAATAAGAAACCTTACTTCTGTTCTATTTGTGGAGAAAGTTTTTTAGAGCAGGGTGATTATAAACAGCACTATAAAATACATACAGGTGTGAGAGATTATGTGTGCTCAGAGTGTGGTAAAGCCTTTGTCCTATTAAACCACTTAGAAGTCCATCAAAGAATTCATACTgcagaaaaaccttacaagtgctcacattgtggAAGGAGTTTCACTGCCTCAGGAAACCTGAAAACCCATGAGAgaatgcatactggagagaagccataccactgcacttcatgtggaaagagtttcagctCATCAAGTAATCTATGGAGACATATAAGGAAGAATTGTTCAAACTTATCAAAGTGA
- the LOC127649638 gene encoding zinc finger protein OZF-like, protein MEFVKEESEDISISEPFRLKNEDTEEQKDLMDMKEECQALNEVEEKYQCQKTDDFKTGEKCLSGSQTEKKQKRTRRTKNIKSFTCPHCGKIFTHKGTLNIHIRIHTGERPYVCPQCEKSFRHKGHLNIHIRTHTGETPYTCHQCGKSFKQNVNLTYHMRIHTGEKPFTCQLCGKSFRHKASLKEHMRTHTGEKHFTCFQCGKRFRNPSSLSRHVHIHSEKQLHHCSQCGKSFKQANSLRLHQRYHSGEKPFNCDQCGKQFIFASVLKRHLKIHANEKPYICTVCGKSFSQLSYIKQHQKIHFGEKSYVCSECGKAFIRADDLKAHQRIHTGEKPYKCSYCEKSFKRPSHQQAHEKMHTRENPYYCSPCEKSYSSLSTVQRHK, encoded by the exons ATGGAGTTTGTTAAAGAGGAAAGCGAAGACATCAGTATTTCAGAACCTTTTAGACTGAAGAATGAAGATACTGAGGAGCAAAAAG accTGATGGACATGAAAGAGGAATGTCAAgcactgaatgaagtggaggagaaataTCAGTGTCAGAAAACTGACGATTTCAAAACTGGAGAAAAGTGTTTAAGTGGCTCACAGactgaaaagaaacaaaaaagaactcgaagaacaaaaaacataaaatctttcacctgccctcattgtgGAAAGATTTTCACACATAAAGGAACCCTTAATATccacataagaattcacactggagagaggccttaCGTCTGCCCTCAGTGTGAAAAGAGTTTTAGACATAAAGGACACCTTAATATCCATATAAGAACTCACACTGGAGAGACGCCTTATACATGccatcaatgtggaaagagttttaagCAGAATGTAAATCTTAcatatcacatgagaattcacaccggagagaagcctttcacgtgCCAgctgtgtggaaagagtttcagacaCAAAGCAAGTCTCAAGGAGCACATGAgaactcacactggagagaaacattTTACATGCTTTCAGTGTGGAAAGCGGTTTAGAAATCCAAGTAGCCTAAGTAGGCATGTACATATTCACTCTGAAAAGCAATTACATCACTGTTCTCAGTGTGGCAAGAGTTTCAAACAGGCAAACAGTCTCAGACTTCATCAGCGCTATCACTCTGGAGAAAAGCCTTTTAACTGTGATCAGTGCggtaaacaatttatttttgcatCTGTGTTAAAGAGACACTTGAAAATTCatgcaaatgagaagccttacatcTGCACtgtttgtggaaagagtttttcacAGCTAAGTTATATTAAACAGCACCAGAAAATACACTTCGGTGAGAAATCTTATGTATGCTCAGAGTGTGGTAAAGCTTTTATTAGAGCTGATGACTTGAAAGCACATcaaagaattcacactggagaaaaaccttacaagtgctcatattgtgaaaagagtttcaaacGGCCCAGCCATCAGCAAGCACATGAAAAAATGCATACTAGAGAGAATCCATACTACTGCTCTCCATGTGAAAAGAGTTACAGCTCATTGAGTACTGTACAGAGACATAAATAA
- the LOC127649646 gene encoding gastrula zinc finger protein XlCGF8.2DB-like isoform X2 yields MEFIKNELKEESEDISISEPFRQKNEDTEEQRDLIEVKEESQELNEEEEKHHHQKPANFISEEKSYSCSQTKINCLQKITKAEDSSTCPQCGKSFTKKGNLKSHMKIHTGEKPFTCIQCGKSFTTKENLKSHIKIHTGEKPFTCPWCGKSFTKKGVLEKHLSVHTGEKPFTCHQCGNSFVQKVHLSNHMKVHTGVKPFTCPQCGKSFIDKGNLKSHMKIHTGEKPFICPRCGKSFTKRGVLENHLRVHTGEKPYTCHQCGKSFGQKAHLSNHLKIHTGEKPFTCHQCGKSFSRPGTLKNHQIVHLGKELRHCSQCGKSFNYAGKLKNHQCSHSDFTEKNTLEKSHENSQ; encoded by the coding sequence acCTGATTGAAGTGAAAGAGGAGAgccaagaactgaatgaagaggaGGAGAAACATCACCATCAGAAACCTGCTAATTTCATATCTGAAGAAAAATCTTATAGTTGCTCACAGACTAAAATAAATTGTCTGCAAAAAATAACAAAGGCAGAAGATTCTTCCACatgtcctcagtgtggaaagagtttcacaaaaaAAGGAAACCTTAAGAGtcacatgaaaattcacacaggagagaagcctttcacatgcattcagtgtggaaagagtttcacaacaAAAGAAAACCTTAAGAGTCACAtaaaaattcacactggagagaagcctttcacgtgCCCTtggtgtggaaagagtttcacaaaaaAAGGAGTCCTTGAGAAGCACCTGAGTGTTCACACTGGTGAGAAACCattcacatgccatcagtgtggaaatagTTTCGTTCAGAAAGTACACCTTTCTAATCACATGAAAGTTCATACTGGAgtgaagcctttcacatgccctcagtgtggaaagagtttcatagaTAAAGGAAACCTTAAGAGtcacatgaaaattcacacaggagagaagcctttcatatGCCCtaggtgtggaaagagtttcacaaaaaGAGGAGTCCTTGAGAATCACCTAAGAGTTCACACTGGTGAGAAACCTTACACATGccatcaatgtggaaagagttttggaCAGAAAGCACACCTTTCTAATCACTTGAAAatacacactggagagaagcctttcacatgccatcagtgtggaaagagtttctcaaGACCAGGTACCCTAAAAAACCATCAAATTGTTCATTTAGGAAAGGAGTTACGCCACTGTTCACAGTGTGGCAAGAGTTTCAATTACGCAGGGAAACTAAAAAATCATCAGTGCTCTCACTCTGatttcacagaaaaaaatactCTTGAGaaatcacatgagaattcacaatGA